A genomic region of Mycolicibacterium poriferae contains the following coding sequences:
- a CDS encoding metal-dependent hydrolase family protein, translating to MRLTLKAAGLLDVDAGEIIRPGVITVDDGRIVGIGSTAQAGPVGSADDGDVVDLGDSILLPGLMDMEVNLLMGGRGENPGLSQVQDDPATRVLRAVGNARRTLRAGFTTVRNLGLFVKTGGYLLDVALSRAIDAGWIDGPRVIPAGHAITPTGGHLDPTMFAAFMPGVLELTIEEGIANGVDEIRKAVRYQIKHGAQLIKVCCSGGVMSLTGEAGAQHYSDEELRVIVDEAHRRGLKVAAHTHGAEAVKHAVACGIDCIEHGFLMDDEAIQMLVDHDRFLVTTRRLAQAMDVSKAPKVLQDKAAEMFPKAETSIKAAYEAGVKIAVGTDAPAIPHGKNADELVTLVEWGMPPAAVLRAATVVAADLIDKPELGRLAEGCLADIIAVPGDPLSDITVTRDVNFVMKGGKVFKNDCAN from the coding sequence GTGCGGTTGACCCTCAAGGCCGCGGGTCTGCTCGACGTCGACGCCGGCGAGATCATCCGGCCCGGCGTCATCACCGTCGACGACGGCCGCATCGTCGGCATCGGCAGCACAGCTCAGGCTGGTCCTGTCGGCTCCGCCGACGACGGCGATGTCGTCGATCTGGGTGACTCGATTCTGTTGCCCGGACTGATGGACATGGAGGTCAACCTGCTGATGGGCGGCCGGGGAGAAAACCCCGGTTTGTCCCAGGTCCAGGACGATCCGGCCACCAGGGTGCTGCGTGCGGTCGGCAACGCACGGCGCACCCTGCGTGCGGGATTCACCACGGTGCGAAATCTCGGCTTGTTCGTCAAGACCGGTGGATACCTGCTGGACGTCGCGCTGAGCAGAGCGATCGACGCGGGCTGGATCGACGGCCCGCGGGTGATTCCGGCCGGGCACGCGATCACGCCGACGGGCGGGCATCTCGACCCGACGATGTTCGCGGCGTTCATGCCGGGCGTGCTCGAGTTGACCATCGAAGAAGGCATCGCCAACGGCGTCGACGAGATCCGCAAGGCGGTGCGCTACCAGATCAAGCACGGCGCGCAGCTGATCAAGGTGTGTTGCTCGGGCGGGGTGATGTCGCTGACCGGCGAGGCCGGCGCCCAGCACTATTCGGACGAAGAGCTGCGGGTGATCGTCGACGAGGCGCACCGCCGCGGGCTCAAGGTGGCGGCGCACACCCACGGAGCCGAAGCGGTCAAACATGCGGTGGCATGCGGCATCGACTGCATCGAACACGGATTCCTGATGGACGACGAGGCGATCCAGATGCTGGTCGACCACGACCGCTTCCTGGTGACGACCAGACGCCTGGCGCAGGCCATGGATGTCTCCAAAGCGCCGAAAGTTCTGCAGGACAAGGCCGCCGAGATGTTCCCGAAGGCCGAGACGTCGATCAAGGCGGCCTATGAGGCCGGGGTCAAGATCGCCGTGGGCACCGACGCGCCGGCCATCCCGCACGGCAAGAACGCCGACGAGCTCGTCACCCTCGTCGAGTGGGGCATGCCGCCTGCGGCGGTGTTGCGCGCAGCGACCGTCGTGGCTGCCGACCTGATCGACAAGCCCGAACTCGGCCGTCTCGCCGAGGGATGCCTGGCCGACATCATCGCGGTCCCCGGCGACCCGCTGTCGGACATCACCGTTACACGGGATGTCAATTTTGTAATGAAGGGCGGTAAGGTCTTCAAGAATGACTGCGCCAACTGA